The genome window AGCCCGGGATCTGGCTGACGTTCACGGCCTGGGTCAGGCGCACCGCGCTGGGGCCGATCTGCTGCGCGGCGATGCCGGCCGCGCCCAGGATGTCGAGATAGTCCGCGACCGTGGTCTTGCGGCGGTTGACGCGCAGGGTCAGCGGCGGGTGGGCGTTGCCGGCCGCCAGGATGCCTTCCCAGTCGTTCGGGTAGGCGGTGCGGGTGGCGTCGATCCACCATTGAGGATAGTTCCAGCGGGCCGGCGGCTGGCGCAGGACCTCGGCCAGCAGCGCCTCGCGCTCGCGCAGGAAGCGGCGCAGCACGGCGTTGACCATGGCCTTGGCGTGGGCGAAGTCGGGATGGGCGGCGGCCGCGCTGACGGCCTGGTCAACCACGGTGAAGGCCTCGTAGGGCGGCGCGCTGCCCTCCGGCGGATCGAGCAGGGCCAGGGCCGCCACCAGCAGGCCGTGCAGCATGGCCGGCTCGGGGGCCTTGCTGGTCATCAGGCCGAGCAGCGCCTCGCTGCGGCCGAGCTGGCGCATGGCGCGGTAGGCGATGTCCTGGATCGCGCCGCGCGCCTGGGGCGCGGCCTCGTAGGCGGCGAACACCCCGGCCAGGGCTTGGGGCAGCGCGGTCCCGGCACGCACCCGCGCCACGGCGTTGGCGGCGCCCAGCAGGGACAGGGCGAGCGAGTCGGCTTTCAGGTCGGGGCGGAAGTCGCGCTGGGGCGCTACCCGTACTTCATAGGAGGGACGCAGCTGGGGCCGGGTGTCGGGGCGGGATTCAGGACGCGATTCGGGACGCGATTCGGGACGCGCTTCGGTACGTGATTCCGGACGCGATTCCGGACGTGGCTGCGGCTGTTGCGGGCGACGAGCCTCGGGCGCCGGGCGCGCGGCCTCGGCACGGGCCGGCTTAGGGTTGTCACGATTGCCACCTTCCGGGCGCTGGCCGGACTGGGCGGCCGGACGCGGCCCCTGCGGCCGGGATGCACCGGGCTTGGCCGCGGACGGGCCGCCGGTGGTCCGGGCCTTGGGTTTCAGGGTGAGCGTCGGGCGCTTGTCGGTCATGGCTGGTCGCTTCGTCAAAAATACTCCCATTGTAACGGCTGCGCTCATGGCCGCGGCTTTGGCGAGCCTTAATCCCGCCCCCATCCCACCCCCTCAGGCCCCGCCCGGCCTCCCCCGCCGGCCCGGCGGCCGGGTTTCCCTCACGCCTCAAACCAGTATAATGGACACTGTTTGCCTGC of Massilia sp. KIM contains these proteins:
- the rsmB gene encoding 16S rRNA (cytosine(967)-C(5))-methyltransferase RsmB, which codes for MTDKRPTLTLKPKARTTGGPSAAKPGASRPQGPRPAAQSGQRPEGGNRDNPKPARAEAARPAPEARRPQQPQPRPESRPESRTEARPESRPESRPESRPDTRPQLRPSYEVRVAPQRDFRPDLKADSLALSLLGAANAVARVRAGTALPQALAGVFAAYEAAPQARGAIQDIAYRAMRQLGRSEALLGLMTSKAPEPAMLHGLLVAALALLDPPEGSAPPYEAFTVVDQAVSAAAAHPDFAHAKAMVNAVLRRFLREREALLAEVLRQPPARWNYPQWWIDATRTAYPNDWEGILAAGNAHPPLTLRVNRRKTTVADYLDILGAAGIAAQQIGPSAVRLTQAVNVSQIPGFHEGVVSVQDAGAQLAAPLLDLRDGMRVLDACAAPGGKSGHILETADVDLTSVDADPARLARVGDNLGRLGLHATLVAAEAQDSGWWDGRPYERILADVPCTASGIVRRHPDIRWLRRKSDTQQLATLSTKILDNLWQMLLPNGKFLFVTCSLWPQESEAQAAAFAVRHDAIRLDAPGQLLPASGPGQDHDGLFYALFQKRAQ